Proteins encoded in a region of the Deefgea piscis genome:
- a CDS encoding amino acid permease, with product MIAEEAQTAPHLKRNLRVRHLSMIAIGGSIGTGLFVASGATVAQAGAGGALAAYAVIGLMVYFLMTSLAEMAAYMPVSGSFSTYGAKFVEPGFGFALGWNYWYNWAVTIAVELAAASMVMKFWFPESSGLMWSALFLALMFSLNYLSVKGFGEAEFWFSLIKVVTVVIFIVTGVLMIFGILSGTHSVGFENFTMGDGPFVGGFPAMLGVAMIAGFSFQGTELVGIAAGESENPQKNIPRAIKQVFWRILLFYVLAIFVIGMLIPYTDPNLLKSDLANVGVSPFTLVFQNAGIAFAASVMNAVILTAILSAGNSGMYASSRMLYSLASEGKAPKMFAKLSSNGVPRNALYATTLVAMLCFFASVFGEKTVYLWLLSTSGMTGFIAWLGIAICHYRFRKAYILQGRDINDLPYRSKFYPFGPMFAFALCMVIMLGQNYQAFMAGTIDWGSVVATYIGIPLFLLIWLSYRYKNKTQFITYEKMDLDSQRD from the coding sequence ATGATCGCAGAGGAAGCACAGACGGCACCCCACCTCAAACGCAATTTGCGTGTTCGTCATCTTTCCATGATTGCCATTGGTGGCTCGATTGGAACTGGATTATTTGTTGCCTCGGGCGCGACGGTGGCCCAAGCGGGCGCTGGTGGCGCTTTGGCTGCTTACGCCGTGATTGGGTTGATGGTGTATTTTTTGATGACCAGCTTGGCCGAAATGGCTGCCTATATGCCGGTTTCAGGTTCGTTTTCAACTTACGGGGCTAAATTTGTTGAGCCCGGTTTTGGCTTTGCCCTTGGTTGGAACTACTGGTACAACTGGGCGGTGACCATCGCCGTTGAATTGGCCGCCGCCAGCATGGTGATGAAATTTTGGTTTCCAGAAAGCTCAGGCCTGATGTGGAGTGCCTTATTTTTGGCGCTGATGTTTTCGCTCAATTACCTCTCGGTAAAAGGCTTTGGTGAGGCGGAATTTTGGTTCTCGCTGATTAAAGTCGTCACCGTGGTGATTTTTATTGTCACCGGTGTGTTGATGATTTTTGGCATCTTAAGCGGCACGCACAGCGTTGGTTTTGAAAACTTCACTATGGGCGACGGTCCTTTTGTCGGTGGTTTCCCCGCCATGCTCGGGGTGGCGATGATTGCCGGGTTCTCATTCCAAGGCACTGAATTAGTTGGTATTGCCGCTGGCGAATCAGAAAACCCGCAAAAAAACATTCCGCGTGCGATCAAGCAAGTGTTTTGGCGCATTCTGTTGTTTTATGTATTGGCGATTTTCGTCATCGGCATGTTGATTCCCTACACTGATCCGAATTTGCTTAAAAGCGATTTGGCCAATGTTGGCGTTAGCCCATTTACCTTGGTGTTTCAAAATGCCGGCATTGCCTTTGCTGCTAGCGTGATGAATGCGGTGATTTTAACGGCGATTTTATCGGCCGGTAACTCAGGCATGTATGCCTCAAGCCGCATGTTGTATTCATTGGCTTCGGAAGGCAAAGCGCCAAAAATGTTCGCTAAATTGTCGAGCAATGGCGTGCCACGCAATGCTTTATACGCGACGACTTTGGTGGCCATGTTGTGCTTTTTTGCCTCGGTATTCGGTGAAAAAACCGTGTATTTATGGCTATTGAGCACCTCAGGGATGACCGGCTTTATTGCTTGGCTCGGGATTGCGATTTGCCATTATCGCTTCCGTAAAGCGTATATCTTGCAAGGCCGTGACATCAACGATTTGCCATATCGCTCGAAGTTTTACCCCTTTGGCCCGATGTTTGCTTTTGCCTTGTGTATGGTGATTATGCTCGGTCAAAACTACCAAGCCTTTATGGCCGGCACCATTGATTGGGGTAGTGTAGTTGCTACTTATATCGGTATTCCACTGTTTTTGTTGATTTGGCTTAGCTATCGCTACAAAAACAAAACGCAATTTATCACGTATGAAAAAATGGATTTAGACAGCCAGCGCGATTAA
- a CDS encoding Ig-like domain-containing protein, which translates to MHSTPRKALIHLAIVGAIASTLTACGGGGPGGADLIAGGSGGGSGGGGATPTPIPAVAKIVLTPTQASLALGETIQVTALVVDANNSPIAGAVVNFTTDTTLGLLSPNAGLTNSAGQMTTTLSVANISASGKVGELIASAKYKDASGTDQTITNSMAYQIGSSTLKIDSMQAGLASISANANTSVEVQVSANGKPISGQTVNFSSQCAQAGKATIDATALTNASGKAIASFTDKGCANTDTITATLSNGQSQNVQVTIAPPTAASLSFNAITPTDGVITLKGYASATRPDTAQVQFKVVDATGAPIPGQAVTFSLNTAVGGVTLLNAVSGKVTVTTDNNGVANATVISGNQPASILVTAASGALSSTSRKLAISSGFPDQDSTSLAADKYNINGWNYDGTEAKITMRFADHFNNPVPDGTAINFITDGGRIGTGTQGSCTTVDSSCQITLTSQNPRPSNGRVHVLAYALGEESFVDKNNNIIADQNSELVDINGNVGGGGGGEPIDKTCTTKAGSGCIGVGSDIGEAFNDTNENGFYDQGVDHLIDFNSDGKYNGPDGLYSGTLCATGFAKCSTNRTLNIFQQATFIFSSDDPKTPLITPALPTSLVGTCGTLRDFTAYIPDIKGNILPAGTKISVASTNGTGSVVTGASQTIGSATPLVGAQVLNQTLFQFQFQFGAAATPCPAASTGVLTITVDTPAGGGQAAKKTSFNYNYNIN; encoded by the coding sequence ATGCACTCAACCCCTCGCAAAGCCCTTATTCATCTGGCCATTGTCGGCGCAATCGCCAGCACACTCACCGCCTGCGGCGGCGGCGGCCCTGGCGGTGCCGATCTGATTGCGGGAGGTAGTGGTGGTGGCAGCGGCGGAGGTGGCGCAACGCCAACGCCAATTCCTGCGGTTGCTAAAATCGTTCTGACACCAACGCAAGCCAGCCTTGCCCTTGGCGAAACCATTCAAGTCACTGCGTTGGTCGTCGATGCCAATAACAGCCCGATTGCTGGCGCGGTAGTGAATTTTACAACCGATACAACATTAGGTTTACTAAGCCCGAATGCCGGTCTAACTAACTCCGCTGGTCAAATGACGACCACACTCAGTGTGGCCAATATCAGCGCTAGTGGCAAAGTGGGTGAACTCATTGCCAGCGCCAAATATAAAGACGCTAGCGGCACCGATCAAACCATTACCAATTCGATGGCGTATCAAATTGGCTCTTCCACATTAAAAATTGATAGCATGCAAGCAGGCTTAGCCAGTATCAGTGCCAATGCCAATACCAGCGTAGAAGTGCAGGTCAGCGCCAATGGCAAGCCAATTTCCGGACAAACCGTTAATTTTTCATCACAATGCGCGCAAGCCGGCAAAGCCACCATCGACGCAACAGCGCTCACCAATGCCAGCGGTAAAGCGATTGCTTCATTTACCGATAAAGGCTGCGCCAACACCGACACGATTACTGCAACACTATCGAACGGACAAAGCCAAAACGTTCAAGTTACCATTGCGCCGCCCACCGCTGCCTCACTCTCATTTAATGCAATTACCCCGACCGATGGCGTAATCACCCTCAAAGGCTATGCCAGCGCAACCCGCCCTGATACTGCCCAAGTACAATTCAAAGTGGTGGATGCCACCGGCGCGCCAATTCCCGGTCAAGCGGTCACTTTTAGCTTAAACACAGCCGTCGGTGGCGTTACTTTACTCAATGCGGTATCAGGTAAAGTCACCGTAACCACCGATAACAATGGCGTTGCAAATGCCACGGTGATTTCTGGCAATCAACCAGCCTCAATCCTCGTGACTGCCGCATCTGGAGCATTAAGCAGTACTTCTCGAAAACTGGCGATTAGTTCTGGCTTCCCTGACCAAGATTCGACTTCATTGGCTGCGGATAAATACAATATCAATGGCTGGAACTATGATGGCACCGAAGCCAAAATTACCATGCGCTTTGCCGACCACTTTAATAACCCAGTACCCGATGGCACCGCGATTAACTTTATTACCGACGGTGGCCGTATTGGCACGGGAACCCAAGGTAGTTGCACTACGGTGGATAGCAGCTGCCAAATCACTTTAACTTCGCAAAACCCACGCCCAAGCAATGGTCGAGTTCATGTACTGGCTTATGCCCTTGGTGAAGAAAGCTTTGTTGATAAAAATAATAATATTATTGCTGATCAGAATAGCGAACTCGTCGACATTAACGGTAATGTCGGCGGCGGCGGTGGCGGTGAGCCAATTGATAAAACGTGTACCACCAAAGCGGGTAGTGGTTGTATCGGCGTAGGCAGTGACATTGGCGAAGCTTTCAACGATACAAATGAAAATGGTTTTTATGATCAAGGCGTCGATCATCTGATCGACTTTAACAGCGACGGTAAGTATAACGGCCCCGATGGGCTTTATAGCGGTACATTGTGCGCAACTGGATTTGCCAAATGCTCAACCAACAGAACGCTTAATATTTTCCAACAAGCAACATTTATTTTCTCCAGTGACGATCCTAAAACCCCATTAATTACACCTGCATTACCCACATCACTCGTGGGCACCTGCGGTACATTGCGTGATTTCACTGCTTACATACCCGATATAAAAGGCAACATTCTGCCAGCAGGAACCAAAATTAGTGTTGCAAGCACCAACGGAACAGGTTCGGTTGTTACAGGAGCAAGCCAAACAATCGGCTCTGCAACTCCGCTTGTTGGTGCGCAAGTTCTGAACCAAACACTATTCCAATTCCAGTTCCAGTTTGGTGCCGCAGCAACGCCTTGCCCAGCAGCCAGCACAGGGGTCTTGACAATTACCGTAGACACCCCAGCAGGGGGCGGCCAAGCAGCCAAGAAAACATCCTTTAATTACAACTACAATATTAATTAA
- a CDS encoding lysophospholipid acyltransferase family protein yields MRTWLRIHRLQQFVRHVIYGMLLVRFQFPRLNHAARLNKTQVWSQQLAQKLGFTIKVFGQATPLHPANHLLLANHISWFDIFAINSITVARFVARADVQTWPVIGMLCQGAGTVFIDRSKTRDTQRVNASISTALNNQECIAFFPEGTTSDGQAIRPFKASLIQSAFETNATIQPIYLRYTNAAGQYVSDAAYIDDMSIADSLWQITGAQHLCIELHFLAPLKPEGRDRRSLNKEVEAMIRAKHDSLQATGALQQPACAQGVDEAVTSTM; encoded by the coding sequence ATGAGAACTTGGTTGAGAATCCATCGATTGCAGCAATTTGTCCGGCATGTGATTTACGGCATGCTGCTGGTGCGCTTTCAGTTTCCTCGGCTCAATCACGCGGCGCGGCTGAATAAAACCCAAGTTTGGTCGCAACAATTAGCGCAAAAACTCGGCTTCACCATCAAAGTCTTTGGCCAAGCCACCCCGCTACACCCGGCTAATCATCTACTGCTGGCCAATCACATTTCATGGTTTGATATTTTTGCCATCAATAGCATTACCGTCGCCCGCTTTGTCGCCCGCGCCGACGTACAAACTTGGCCAGTCATCGGCATGTTGTGCCAAGGCGCTGGCACGGTGTTTATTGATCGCAGCAAAACCCGCGACACGCAACGCGTCAACGCCAGCATCAGCACCGCGCTCAATAATCAAGAATGCATCGCTTTTTTCCCCGAAGGCACCACCAGCGACGGCCAAGCAATCCGCCCATTCAAAGCCTCGCTCATCCAAAGCGCTTTTGAAACCAACGCTACCATCCAACCGATCTACCTGCGCTACACCAACGCCGCCGGCCAATACGTCAGCGATGCGGCGTATATCGACGACATGAGCATCGCCGACTCGCTGTGGCAAATCACCGGCGCGCAGCACCTCTGTATCGAACTCCATTTTCTAGCGCCATTAAAGCCCGAAGGACGAGACCGACGCAGCCTCAATAAAGAAGTCGAAGCCATGATCCGCGCTAAACATGACAGCTTGCAGGCGACTGGCGCTTTGCAGCAACCCGCCTGCGCGCAAGGTGTGGATGAGGCGGTGACCTCGACGATGTGA
- a CDS encoding integrase core domain-containing protein, producing MPWNEVKPMDEKVKFIADYLRGELAFKALCALYGISRKTGYKWVRRYHAMGLEGLQAQSRRPHDSAVTPYVVRQAILELRNHKGDVLGPKKIQPLLAARFIESLIPSQTTIYNILKAAGCVKSRRRINRTLRSIQPLKTATQVNQLWSVDYKGQFKLGNGQWCYPLTIMDHASRYLLSCQGFSGTTGAEAKAVFEQLFRQYGLPERIRSDNGTPFASVGVGGLSKLSIWWIRLGIIPERITPGQPQQNGRHERMHRTLKLRIGQPGAADLTQQQVILDEFLRHYNEDRLHESLGQCVPKSVYQSSSRRYPESLPELVYPDYFERGRVCQSGLIYWRSLRVYIGYLLRGEWVGLELVGEGIWDVYFGPIRLGSLDEREVKGTKNDYLTLKVSPMSLN from the coding sequence ATGCCGTGGAATGAGGTGAAACCGATGGACGAAAAAGTAAAATTTATCGCCGATTACTTGCGTGGCGAGCTGGCGTTCAAGGCCTTGTGTGCTCTGTATGGGATTAGCCGCAAGACGGGTTACAAATGGGTACGGCGTTATCACGCGATGGGGCTCGAAGGTTTGCAAGCGCAAAGTCGTCGTCCGCATGATTCGGCTGTCACCCCCTATGTCGTGCGGCAGGCGATACTGGAATTGCGTAATCACAAGGGCGATGTGCTGGGGCCAAAGAAAATCCAGCCGCTGCTGGCTGCGCGATTTATCGAGTCGCTGATTCCGTCGCAAACGACGATTTACAATATTTTGAAAGCGGCGGGTTGCGTAAAAAGTCGAAGGCGGATTAATCGCACGCTGCGTTCGATTCAACCGCTCAAGACAGCAACACAGGTCAATCAGCTGTGGAGTGTGGATTACAAAGGGCAGTTCAAGTTAGGTAATGGGCAGTGGTGCTATCCGTTAACGATCATGGATCACGCCAGTCGTTATTTGCTGAGTTGCCAAGGGTTTAGCGGTACGACAGGGGCAGAGGCCAAGGCGGTGTTTGAGCAATTGTTTCGCCAATATGGTTTGCCGGAGCGGATTAGGAGCGACAACGGCACACCATTTGCCAGTGTGGGTGTCGGAGGGTTATCGAAACTATCGATTTGGTGGATTCGGCTAGGGATTATTCCAGAGCGAATTACGCCAGGGCAACCACAGCAAAATGGTCGACATGAACGGATGCATCGGACGTTGAAATTACGCATTGGTCAGCCCGGTGCGGCCGACTTAACGCAGCAACAAGTGATTTTGGATGAGTTCTTGCGCCACTATAACGAGGATCGTTTGCATGAGAGTTTGGGGCAGTGTGTGCCTAAATCGGTGTATCAGAGCTCATCGCGCCGCTATCCAGAGTCGCTGCCAGAGTTGGTTTACCCTGACTACTTTGAGCGTGGACGAGTCTGTCAAAGTGGACTGATTTATTGGCGTAGTTTACGAGTTTACATTGGCTATTTATTGCGTGGCGAATGGGTCGGTTTGGAGTTGGTCGGTGAGGGTATTTGGGACGTTTATTTTGGTCCGATTCGACTAGGCTCGTTGGACGAGCGAGAAGTGAAAGGGACCAAAAACGATTATTTAACGCTAAAAGTGTCACCCATGTCGTTGAATTAA
- the ttcA gene encoding tRNA 2-thiocytidine(32) synthetase TtcA codes for MTEQPQEKPQLTEAEQKQKYNFNKLVKRLRHNVGDAINDFNMIEDGDRVMVCLSGGKDSYTMLDILLSLQKSAPINFSIVAVNLDQKQPGFPEHILPTYLAEIGVEHRIIEEDTYSIVTRVIEEGKTTCGLCSRLRRGILYRVADELGATKIALGHHRDDILETLFLNMFYGGKLKGMPPKLVSDDGKHMVIRPLAYCREKDIEKYSAAREFPIIPCNLCGSQPNLQRQVIGDMLRDWDKRFPGRLETMFTAMCNVVPSHLADPKRYDFVNAKADGTPRADGDKAFDRETFSDPSRISILSSKPAASACGDAS; via the coding sequence ATGACCGAACAGCCGCAAGAGAAACCGCAACTGACCGAGGCGGAACAAAAGCAGAAATATAATTTCAATAAGTTGGTGAAACGCTTGCGCCATAACGTGGGCGACGCGATTAACGATTTTAATATGATCGAAGATGGCGATCGGGTGATGGTGTGTTTGTCAGGCGGCAAAGACAGTTACACCATGCTGGATATTTTGCTGAGTTTGCAAAAATCAGCGCCGATTAATTTTTCGATTGTTGCGGTGAATTTGGACCAAAAACAACCAGGTTTTCCTGAGCATATTTTGCCAACGTATCTGGCCGAAATCGGCGTTGAACACCGAATTATCGAAGAAGATACTTATTCGATTGTGACGCGAGTGATCGAAGAGGGCAAAACCACCTGTGGTTTGTGCAGCCGTTTGCGTCGTGGCATTTTGTACCGCGTGGCGGATGAATTGGGCGCGACCAAGATTGCGTTGGGTCATCATCGGGATGACATTTTAGAAACGCTGTTTTTGAATATGTTTTACGGTGGCAAGCTCAAAGGCATGCCACCCAAATTGGTATCGGACGATGGCAAACATATGGTGATTCGCCCGTTGGCGTATTGCCGTGAAAAAGACATTGAAAAATACAGCGCCGCGCGTGAATTTCCGATTATTCCGTGTAATTTATGCGGCTCGCAGCCCAATTTACAGCGCCAAGTGATTGGCGATATGTTGCGTGATTGGGATAAACGTTTCCCTGGTCGTTTGGAAACGATGTTTACCGCGATGTGTAATGTGGTGCCATCACATTTGGCTGATCCAAAACGCTATGATTTCGTGAACGCTAAGGCCGATGGCACACCACGCGCCGATGGTGATAAAGCGTTTGATCGTGAAACGTTTAGCGATCCGAGCCGGATTTCGATTTTGTCGAGCAAGCCTGCGGCGAGCGCGTGTGGAGATGCGTCATGA
- a CDS encoding Na+/H+ antiporter family protein, with amino-acid sequence MNAVLIAVTLMLALSLSRIHVVVSILISAVVGGLVGGLELSKTIAAFNSGLGGGAGIALSYALLGAFALALAESGLPHAMADGLAKLSAKSSNTQRVKWGIVLAVLALAISSQNILPIHIAFIPLVIPPLLFTLATFKVDRRLLACVMTFGLITPYMLFPVGFGEIFLTQILLGSITKSGLDVTHVNVMHAMALPALGMLFGLLTAVFVTYRKPRQYNMDVLKAVEREDSRYTRRSLSVALLAMVTTFIVQLCVDSMLLGALAGFTVCVLGGAVPWRQADSVFSEGMKMMAGIGLIMIAASGMAEVLKATGDVASLVTQSADLIGNSKALAAFLMLLVGLIVTLGIGSSFSTVPILATIYVPLAMQLGFSPEAIVCLVGTAGALGDAGSPASDSTLGPTAGLNVDGQHNHIWDTSVPTFLHFNLPLMAFGWVAVMVL; translated from the coding sequence ATGAATGCCGTTTTAATTGCAGTAACACTGATGCTCGCGCTCTCATTGAGCCGCATTCATGTGGTGGTCAGTATCCTAATCAGTGCTGTGGTCGGGGGTTTGGTTGGCGGTTTAGAGCTGAGTAAAACCATCGCCGCATTCAATAGTGGCCTCGGTGGTGGCGCAGGGATTGCGCTGTCTTACGCGCTGTTGGGCGCTTTTGCCTTGGCGCTGGCCGAATCAGGTTTACCACACGCGATGGCCGATGGCTTGGCCAAATTAAGTGCCAAGAGCAGCAATACCCAGCGTGTTAAATGGGGCATTGTGCTGGCTGTTTTGGCGCTGGCAATTTCGTCGCAAAATATTTTACCGATTCATATCGCGTTTATTCCTTTGGTAATTCCGCCGCTGCTCTTTACGCTGGCGACATTTAAAGTCGACCGCCGTTTATTGGCATGCGTGATGACTTTTGGTTTGATTACGCCGTATATGTTGTTCCCTGTTGGCTTTGGTGAGATTTTCTTAACTCAAATTTTATTGGGCAGCATTACCAAATCAGGCTTAGATGTCACCCACGTGAATGTGATGCACGCGATGGCGCTGCCCGCACTCGGGATGTTGTTTGGTTTGCTCACTGCCGTGTTTGTCACTTACCGTAAACCGCGCCAATACAATATGGACGTACTCAAAGCCGTTGAGCGCGAAGACAGTCGCTACACGCGTCGCTCATTGAGCGTGGCGCTGCTGGCAATGGTGACGACCTTTATCGTGCAACTGTGTGTTGATTCGATGCTGCTCGGCGCGCTGGCAGGCTTTACCGTCTGTGTACTCGGTGGCGCAGTGCCTTGGCGACAAGCTGATAGTGTCTTTAGCGAAGGCATGAAAATGATGGCCGGCATTGGCCTGATTATGATTGCGGCTTCGGGCATGGCCGAAGTCCTGAAAGCTACGGGCGATGTGGCCAGCTTGGTGACGCAATCGGCGGATTTAATCGGCAATAGCAAAGCACTGGCAGCGTTTTTGATGTTGTTGGTCGGTTTGATCGTGACCTTGGGCATCGGTTCTTCATTCTCGACGGTACCTATCCTCGCCACCATCTACGTACCACTCGCGATGCAGCTCGGCTTTAGCCCAGAAGCAATTGTTTGCTTAGTCGGTACAGCAGGCGCATTGGGTGACGCTGGTTCGCCTGCATCAGATTCAACGCTAGGCCCGACCGCCGGTTTGAATGTGGATGGTCAGCACAACCATATTTGGGATACTTCAGTACCGACTTTCTTGCATTTCAACCTGCCATTAATGGCTTTTGGTTGGGTTGCGGTGATGGTTTTATAA
- a CDS encoding AraC family transcriptional regulator, translated as MPIDSRPTLDRLSSLLERFQVSASLFHTGMLCGVHRFEAQTGRGFFHVLRKGGVVVTHHKNSGVQSRIEIVEPTLLFYPQPLAHQFHNAPQDGADFTCATVSFEGGVTHPLVRALPALIVLPLSKVPSLAGALELLFQEVDQVRCGQKLIADRLFDVVLLQLLRWLLDHGEEGGVAIGLASGLADPQLAYALTAIHENPQLPWTLAELAERASLSRSAFASRFKRVVGVAPAEYLTDWRMALAKKQLRQGYAVKLIASNLGYANSSALSRVFAQRIGLSPRAWLSQHQSPEV; from the coding sequence ATGCCGATTGATTCACGACCCACTTTAGATCGACTGTCCTCGCTGCTGGAGCGTTTTCAGGTTTCTGCTAGCCTTTTTCATACCGGAATGCTGTGTGGCGTTCATCGTTTTGAGGCGCAGACTGGGCGAGGTTTTTTTCATGTGCTGCGCAAAGGTGGCGTGGTGGTGACGCACCACAAAAATTCAGGAGTGCAATCGCGCATTGAGATTGTTGAACCTACGCTGCTGTTTTATCCTCAGCCATTGGCGCATCAGTTTCACAATGCGCCGCAAGATGGCGCTGATTTCACCTGCGCGACAGTGTCTTTTGAGGGTGGAGTGACGCATCCTTTGGTGCGGGCATTGCCAGCACTCATTGTGCTACCGCTATCCAAGGTGCCGAGTTTGGCTGGGGCGCTCGAGCTATTGTTTCAGGAGGTCGATCAAGTGCGGTGCGGGCAGAAATTGATTGCAGATCGTCTATTTGACGTTGTGCTGCTGCAGTTGCTGCGCTGGCTACTCGATCATGGTGAAGAAGGGGGTGTGGCGATTGGTTTGGCATCGGGCTTGGCCGATCCACAATTGGCGTACGCACTCACTGCCATTCATGAAAATCCACAGTTGCCTTGGACGCTAGCAGAGCTGGCTGAGCGAGCCAGCTTGTCTCGCAGTGCATTTGCCAGTCGCTTTAAAAGGGTTGTCGGGGTGGCGCCAGCTGAATACCTCACTGACTGGCGCATGGCGCTGGCAAAGAAGCAGCTGCGGCAAGGCTATGCGGTGAAATTGATTGCATCCAATTTGGGTTATGCCAATTCGTCGGCGCTGTCACGGGTTTTTGCGCAACGAATTGGTTTGTCGCCAAGGGCTTGGCTGTCGCAGCATCAGAGTCCAGAGGTTTGA
- a CDS encoding class I SAM-dependent methyltransferase — protein MNQLQLPVPSSDALEASQALCQHIAEAINAHGGWISFADFMRLAMYTPALGYYSGGATKFGGAGDFVTAPEISPFFGATVAATLAHVLDELGQESASILEVGAGTGQLAGQILQELERRNALPVHYAILELSGQLRERQRQTLLTLVPHLIDRVQWLDALPEDFVGVMIGNEVLDAMPCELVQLADGQWQQRGVILGEQGFAMQNRPIQSAQLAAACEPLPTIANYTSEIHLEAQGFIAALGQSLQRGMIILIDYGFPQREYYHPERSMGTLIGHYRHHTIHDPFFYPGLTDITCHIDFTAMYTAADASGLSLEGYTTQASYLLDAGILDFAQQLPTTSIDYMKSVAAIQKLTTHAEMGEIFKVIAFSKGLTGDTAPGLRGRDRSGEL, from the coding sequence ATGAATCAATTGCAATTACCCGTGCCATCGAGCGACGCGCTCGAAGCCAGCCAAGCCTTGTGTCAGCATATTGCCGAAGCGATTAACGCCCACGGCGGCTGGATTTCTTTTGCCGACTTTATGCGCTTGGCGATGTACACCCCGGCGCTGGGTTATTACAGCGGCGGCGCGACCAAATTTGGTGGCGCCGGCGACTTTGTCACCGCACCGGAAATTTCGCCTTTTTTTGGCGCCACGGTGGCGGCGACTTTGGCGCATGTGCTCGATGAACTCGGCCAAGAGTCCGCCAGTATTTTGGAAGTCGGCGCTGGCACCGGCCAACTGGCCGGCCAAATTTTGCAAGAACTCGAGCGCCGCAACGCCTTACCCGTACACTATGCCATCTTGGAGCTTTCTGGCCAATTACGCGAGCGTCAGCGTCAAACTTTGCTTACTTTAGTACCACATTTAATCGATCGCGTGCAGTGGCTTGATGCGCTGCCCGAGGATTTTGTTGGCGTGATGATCGGCAATGAGGTGCTCGACGCCATGCCATGCGAGCTAGTGCAACTGGCCGATGGGCAATGGCAACAACGCGGCGTCATCCTCGGCGAGCAAGGCTTTGCCATGCAAAATCGGCCGATTCAATCCGCGCAGCTGGCCGCCGCTTGCGAGCCTTTGCCCACCATTGCCAACTACACCAGCGAAATTCACCTCGAAGCGCAAGGCTTTATCGCCGCACTCGGGCAAAGCTTACAGCGCGGTATGATCATATTGATTGATTATGGGTTCCCGCAGCGCGAGTATTACCATCCAGAACGCAGTATGGGCACGCTGATTGGCCATTATCGCCACCACACCATTCACGACCCGTTCTTTTACCCTGGCCTCACCGACATTACCTGTCATATTGATTTTACTGCTATGTATACCGCTGCAGATGCTAGCGGGCTTAGCCTAGAGGGCTATACCACTCAGGCTAGCTATTTGCTCGACGCAGGCATTCTCGACTTCGCCCAACAACTGCCCACCACCAGCATCGACTATATGAAAAGCGTCGCAGCGATTCAAAAACTCACCACCCATGCCGAAATGGGCGAGATTTTTAAAGTCATCGCTTTTTCTAAAGGCCTCACTGGCGACACCGCCCCCGGTTTACGCGGGCGCGATCGCTCTGGCGAGCTATAA
- a CDS encoding FAD-dependent oxidoreductase has protein sequence MTDHCVDVLIIGGGVGGLTLAQWLTGLGRSWRIVEREAYLGGPLAHSQYVLKWIPGWPAVSGRDYMAAIVAGIETAHCELACELTQIQRNQIDPAWRCQLSNGRAMVAKKLVFACGAAPVSPFAPAERVIVGPGLQKIAHLQTGDRVLVLGGGDNAAEHALILQEMGCSVVMLVRHALRASSVLAQQLRASQIDFRVYGDALPLNVSASGIELFGESYDYAAVYYGYQPSTVVTDFPVLYGPEQQISRDVFILGDMTGPTYPNILLTQGQAAVVAKQIDHALSGD, from the coding sequence ATGACTGATCACTGCGTAGATGTATTGATTATTGGTGGCGGCGTTGGCGGGCTAACGTTGGCGCAATGGCTCACTGGGCTGGGGCGCAGTTGGCGCATTGTTGAGCGCGAAGCTTATTTGGGCGGCCCCTTGGCGCACAGCCAATATGTTTTGAAATGGATTCCGGGCTGGCCCGCAGTGTCGGGGCGCGACTATATGGCCGCCATTGTGGCGGGGATTGAGACGGCGCATTGCGAGCTTGCTTGTGAATTAACGCAGATTCAGCGAAATCAGATTGATCCAGCTTGGCGCTGTCAGCTCAGTAATGGGCGCGCTATGGTGGCCAAAAAGCTGGTGTTTGCCTGTGGCGCAGCGCCGGTTTCGCCGTTTGCTCCGGCTGAGCGGGTGATTGTTGGGCCGGGATTACAAAAAATTGCCCATCTACAAACCGGAGATCGGGTGTTGGTGTTAGGCGGTGGCGATAATGCCGCAGAGCACGCGCTGATATTGCAAGAGATGGGCTGCTCGGTGGTGATGCTGGTACGGCACGCATTACGCGCATCGTCGGTATTAGCGCAGCAATTGCGCGCCTCGCAGATTGATTTTCGAGTGTATGGCGATGCTTTGCCTTTGAATGTCAGCGCCAGCGGGATCGAATTATTCGGCGAGTCTTACGATTATGCCGCGGTGTATTATGGCTATCAGCCATCAACAGTCGTCACGGACTTTCCGGTGTTGTATGGGCCAGAGCAGCAAATCAGCCGCGATGTGTTTATTCTGGGCGATATGACTGGCCCAACTTATCCCAATATTTTACTCACCCAAGGGCAAGCCGCAGTGGTGGCCAAGCAAATCGATCACGCGTTATCGGGCGACTGA